One Frankia alni ACN14a DNA window includes the following coding sequences:
- the moaA gene encoding GTP 3',8-cyclase MoaA, whose translation MSLVDTHGRIATDLRVSLTDRCNLRCVYCMPAEGLPWLASARLLTDDEVVRLVGIAVRLLGVTEVRLTGGEPTLRPGLAALVARLATLRPRPELSLTTNGLSLVRLAEPLRAAGLDRVNVSLDTLDPTRFARITRRDRHGDVLAGLRAAAAAGLAPVKVNSVLVRGVNDDEAARLLRWSLAGGYELRFIEQMPLDAQHGWQRSTMVTAAEILAALRAEFTLRPLPGRGSAPAELFEVDGGPGRVGVIGSVSAPFCAACDRVRLTADGQVRNCLFAREESDLRAALRAGADDERLAALWRAAVRGKKTGHGIGEHGFRQPDRPMSAIGG comes from the coding sequence GTGAGTCTTGTCGACACCCATGGTCGCATTGCGACGGACCTGCGGGTGTCGCTGACCGACCGGTGCAACCTGCGGTGCGTCTACTGCATGCCTGCCGAGGGCCTGCCCTGGCTGGCGTCGGCGCGCCTGCTGACCGACGACGAGGTCGTTCGGCTGGTCGGCATCGCGGTGCGGCTGCTCGGCGTGACGGAGGTCCGCCTGACCGGCGGTGAGCCGACCCTGCGGCCGGGTCTCGCGGCGCTGGTGGCCCGGCTCGCCACCCTGCGCCCGCGGCCGGAGCTCTCGCTCACCACGAACGGGCTCTCGCTCGTCCGGCTGGCCGAGCCGTTGCGCGCGGCCGGCCTGGACCGGGTGAACGTCTCCCTGGACACCCTGGACCCGACCCGCTTCGCCCGGATCACCCGCCGCGACCGGCACGGCGACGTGCTCGCGGGGCTGCGCGCCGCCGCGGCGGCCGGCCTCGCCCCGGTCAAGGTCAACAGCGTCCTCGTCCGGGGCGTCAACGACGACGAGGCCGCCCGCCTGCTGCGCTGGTCGCTGGCCGGGGGCTACGAGCTGCGGTTCATCGAGCAGATGCCGCTCGACGCCCAGCACGGCTGGCAGCGCTCGACGATGGTCACCGCGGCGGAGATCCTCGCCGCCCTGCGCGCCGAGTTCACGCTGCGGCCCCTGCCGGGGCGCGGCAGCGCGCCCGCCGAGCTGTTCGAGGTCGACGGCGGCCCCGGCCGGGTCGGGGTGATCGGCTCCGTGTCCGCGCCCTTCTGCGCGGCCTGCGACCGGGTTCGGCTGACCGCCGACGGTCAGGTGCGCAACTGCCTGTTCGCGCGGGAGGAGAGCGATCTGCGCGCGGCCCTGCGCGCCGGTGCGGACGACGAGCGGCTCGCCGCGCTGTGGCGGGCCGCGGTGCGGGGGAAGAAGACCGGCCACGGGATCGGCGAGCACGGATTCCGGCAGCCGGACCGGCCCATGTCGGCGATCGGCGGATGA
- the ppgK gene encoding polyphosphate--glucose phosphotransferase, with translation MQVFGVDVGGSGIKGAPVNVEDGTLAAPRFRIPTPQPAEPAAVAATIAEVVGHFDWSGPVGVALPSVVKNGVALTAANIAPSWIGTDIVGVLAGALGRADADATSVPAQPGGSATAADITTVNDADAAGIAEMAFGAGRDTAGLVVMTTFGTGIGTALFLHGQLVPNTELGHLEIHGHDAETKASDAAREREDLSWEKWAKRVTRYLNTLEALLWPDLIIIGGGVSKKADRFLDQLELRTRVVPAQLQNEAGIVGAALSGLADQSRPRPSARPARRRGPATRPPGGRRP, from the coding sequence ATGCAGGTCTTCGGAGTTGACGTCGGAGGGAGCGGGATCAAGGGCGCTCCGGTCAACGTCGAGGACGGCACGCTGGCCGCGCCCCGGTTTCGGATCCCGACCCCGCAGCCCGCCGAGCCCGCCGCCGTCGCGGCGACCATCGCCGAGGTCGTCGGCCACTTCGACTGGTCCGGTCCGGTGGGTGTCGCCCTGCCGTCGGTGGTCAAGAACGGCGTGGCGCTGACGGCGGCGAACATCGCGCCGTCCTGGATCGGCACCGACATCGTCGGCGTGCTCGCCGGCGCCCTCGGCCGCGCCGACGCCGACGCCACCTCGGTGCCGGCGCAGCCGGGCGGATCCGCCACTGCGGCGGACATCACCACGGTGAACGACGCGGACGCGGCCGGGATCGCGGAGATGGCCTTCGGGGCGGGCCGCGACACCGCCGGGCTGGTCGTCATGACGACGTTCGGCACCGGCATCGGAACCGCCCTGTTCCTGCACGGGCAGCTCGTTCCGAACACCGAGCTCGGGCACCTGGAGATCCACGGACACGACGCGGAGACGAAGGCCTCCGACGCGGCCCGCGAGCGGGAGGACCTGTCGTGGGAGAAGTGGGCCAAGCGGGTGACCCGGTACCTCAACACGCTCGAGGCACTGCTCTGGCCCGATCTGATCATCATCGGCGGCGGGGTCAGCAAGAAGGCCGACAGGTTTCTCGACCAGCTCGAGCTGCGCACCCGGGTGGTGCCGGCGCAGCTCCAGAACGAGGCGGGCATCGTCGGTGCCGCGCTGTCCGGCCTGGCCGATCAGAGCCGCCCGCGACCCTCGGCCCGCCCGGCGCGGCGGCGGGGACCGGCGACCCGGCCGCCCGGCGGCCGGCGACCGTAG
- the sepH gene encoding septation protein SepH, producing MRELRAVALSEDGGYLVLADAGGRTDGEQFRVPVDDRLRAALRGMRRSEVRTESALTPREIQARLRAGETAAEVARAAGIPVERVERYEGPVLAERARVVQEARAALLPKDPGGVPGRPLGEVVDARLIVAQDNPAAAQWDAWRRVDGIWLVQLTSDSRCARWTWDPVVRRVRPHDDAARALVAPESTEQAPPPPPAPPVLRAAGPALTLVSDQGLPATPAQPAVAAAPLPAVPQEPVVRPHVQPTAFPAVPAAAYPAEDRPSGGGGTTPQRPAAVPPAAATMRHPSPRGDGRWQPAPREHWDEPARAETFRAVPEPGPAAGHDDPPADYTADYTAITRPEPDPAGAAAGRSADGPALGASTRPAESWAAPVGGEAAGEAPDPSLPAEEAGARRPEPQTPRRTAATRVGSLSRGTGRRVAPEPGGTRAGSAPPAAAPGRAAPAARSRPAASAPGAAGSARTGGTSRAAVAQAGTPAVTSATSPAGSAAVSGPSAAAESPTGPAGPVVTPAGRRPRQADDAVAAAPSAGGGASTTPTEESARTPAVSPPSGPSVAEGAPGAAVRQRRGASAPAASDEPTSTDPEESTTEGVDESTTEKSGAPAASRGRQNNGTRGGERPAGGRRGRKSVPAWDDIVFGARRP from the coding sequence ATGCGTGAGCTGAGGGCGGTCGCACTCAGCGAGGACGGCGGCTACCTCGTGCTCGCGGACGCAGGCGGCAGGACCGACGGCGAGCAGTTCCGCGTGCCGGTGGACGACCGGCTCCGTGCTGCCCTGCGCGGAATGCGCCGCAGCGAGGTGCGCACCGAAAGCGCGCTGACCCCGCGGGAGATCCAGGCCCGGCTGCGCGCCGGGGAGACCGCTGCGGAGGTCGCCAGAGCGGCCGGCATACCCGTGGAGCGCGTGGAGCGTTACGAGGGTCCGGTGCTGGCCGAGCGTGCGCGCGTCGTGCAGGAGGCCCGGGCTGCGCTGCTGCCCAAGGACCCCGGTGGGGTGCCCGGACGGCCGCTCGGCGAGGTCGTCGACGCCCGGCTGATCGTCGCCCAGGACAATCCCGCCGCCGCCCAGTGGGACGCCTGGCGCCGCGTCGACGGGATCTGGCTCGTCCAGCTCACCTCGGACAGCCGCTGCGCCCGCTGGACGTGGGATCCGGTCGTGCGCCGGGTGCGCCCCCACGACGACGCCGCCCGGGCGCTGGTCGCCCCGGAAAGCACCGAGCAGGCCCCCCCGCCGCCGCCCGCGCCGCCCGTGCTGCGGGCCGCCGGTCCGGCGCTGACACTCGTCTCCGACCAGGGTCTGCCCGCCACGCCGGCGCAGCCGGCGGTCGCCGCCGCCCCGCTCCCGGCGGTGCCGCAGGAGCCCGTGGTCCGGCCCCATGTCCAGCCCACCGCCTTTCCCGCCGTCCCGGCGGCCGCCTACCCCGCCGAGGATCGTCCGTCAGGTGGCGGCGGGACGACCCCGCAGCGCCCCGCGGCCGTGCCGCCGGCCGCCGCCACCATGCGGCACCCGTCGCCACGCGGCGACGGTCGCTGGCAGCCGGCGCCCCGGGAGCACTGGGACGAGCCTGCCCGGGCCGAGACCTTCCGCGCTGTGCCGGAGCCGGGCCCGGCCGCCGGCCACGACGACCCGCCCGCCGACTACACCGCTGACTACACCGCCATCACCCGGCCCGAGCCGGACCCGGCCGGCGCGGCGGCCGGCCGGTCGGCCGACGGGCCGGCTCTGGGCGCCAGCACGCGGCCAGCCGAGTCCTGGGCCGCCCCGGTGGGGGGCGAGGCGGCCGGCGAGGCTCCTGATCCTTCCCTGCCCGCGGAGGAGGCTGGTGCGCGCCGCCCCGAGCCGCAGACACCGCGGCGCACGGCGGCGACCCGGGTCGGCTCCCTCTCCCGAGGGACCGGCCGCCGGGTCGCACCCGAGCCGGGCGGTACCAGGGCCGGCAGCGCGCCGCCGGCAGCCGCCCCCGGTCGCGCCGCGCCGGCCGCCCGGTCCCGACCGGCCGCCTCGGCCCCGGGTGCGGCCGGATCCGCGCGAACGGGAGGAACCTCCCGAGCCGCCGTCGCCCAGGCCGGCACACCGGCCGTGACTTCCGCCACATCGCCAGCCGGATCCGCCGCGGTGTCCGGCCCGAGCGCCGCCGCCGAGTCCCCCACCGGTCCGGCTGGGCCGGTCGTCACCCCTGCGGGCCGGCGTCCGCGCCAGGCCGACGATGCCGTCGCCGCAGCGCCATCCGCGGGCGGCGGCGCCTCCACCACCCCCACCGAGGAGTCCGCCCGGACACCCGCGGTGAGCCCACCGTCGGGCCCGAGCGTCGCGGAAGGGGCCCCCGGCGCGGCCGTGAGGCAACGTCGAGGCGCATCGGCGCCGGCAGCCTCGGACGAGCCGACTTCCACCGATCCGGAGGAATCGACGACAGAGGGTGTCGACGAGTCGACCACAGAGAAGTCGGGTGCACCCGCTGCGTCACGAGGCCGCCAGAATAACGGCACCCGTGGGGGGGAACGTCCCGCAGGCGGTCGACGCGGACGCAAGTCAGTGCCAGCATGGGACGACATCGTCTTCGGCGCCCGACGGCCCTGA
- a CDS encoding DUF7455 domain-containing protein, with amino-acid sequence MTGTTTKPTLTNLDRCDRCGAQAYVRVVLPGGGDLLFCRHHAKSHDSKLREMAVEYHDETDKLSVS; translated from the coding sequence GTGACAGGGACTACCACGAAGCCGACGCTGACCAACCTCGATCGTTGCGACCGGTGCGGTGCCCAGGCATACGTGCGGGTGGTGCTGCCTGGCGGCGGGGATCTCCTTTTCTGCCGGCATCACGCGAAGTCGCACGACTCCAAGCTGCGTGAGATGGCCGTCGAATACCACGACGAGACCGACAAGCTCAGCGTGTCCTGA
- a CDS encoding YihY/virulence factor BrkB family protein, which translates to MGKEASTPVAPSPVRGRWSVLLRRAVLEANPELVAHARERRTVAQAKVRRSAMFRRLDRQQRRVPRGPLRLARTTLANAWRHRVLGLAAEAGFWQLLSLPPLLLSLLGALGYVADAIGGDALSSIRDSILRGAGDLLTESVVDDAVRPTVDEILSRGRPDVISIGFVLSLWTGSTAMATFVNTITIAYGQRDRRSAVRSRLVALGLFLAQVTSGVIILPALILGPGLISRILDADQHPSVDHLLTLLFWPVVGLVALTMLTSLYHLSLPVRRPWWRALPGATLALVCWLVGSDVLRLYLEIVFSHELVYGSLGAPVAALLFFYITALAVLLGAELNAALDEQSSQRRKRRDGGPATDDTPPPPASPPAADAQPADGQHADAQSGGGQSTGGSPPGDGPYSVDGQADPPGPGGVSFDRCAVDDIPTAPTTALWPGAAQ; encoded by the coding sequence ATGGGGAAGGAGGCGTCCACCCCCGTGGCTCCCAGCCCGGTGCGGGGCCGCTGGTCGGTGCTGCTGCGCCGGGCCGTCCTCGAGGCCAATCCGGAACTGGTCGCCCACGCCCGGGAGCGCCGCACGGTGGCCCAGGCGAAGGTGCGGCGCAGCGCGATGTTCCGTCGTCTTGACCGCCAGCAGCGCCGGGTCCCCCGGGGGCCGTTGCGGCTGGCGCGCACGACGCTCGCCAACGCCTGGCGCCACCGGGTGCTGGGCCTGGCGGCGGAGGCAGGATTCTGGCAGTTGCTGTCCCTGCCCCCGTTGCTGCTGTCCCTGCTCGGCGCGCTCGGCTACGTCGCCGACGCCATCGGCGGGGACGCGCTCAGCAGCATCCGGGACAGCATCCTGCGCGGAGCCGGTGACCTGCTGACCGAGTCGGTGGTCGACGACGCGGTCCGGCCCACCGTGGACGAGATCCTCTCCCGCGGCCGGCCGGATGTGATCTCCATCGGCTTCGTGCTGTCGCTGTGGACCGGTTCGACGGCGATGGCGACCTTCGTCAACACCATCACCATCGCCTACGGCCAACGTGACCGGCGTTCTGCGGTGCGTAGCCGACTGGTGGCGCTGGGGCTTTTCCTCGCGCAGGTCACCAGCGGCGTGATCATCCTGCCGGCGCTGATCCTCGGACCCGGGCTGATCTCCCGCATTCTCGACGCCGACCAGCACCCGTCGGTCGACCATCTGCTGACCCTGCTGTTCTGGCCGGTCGTCGGGCTGGTCGCGCTCACGATGCTGACCTCGCTTTACCACCTCTCCCTGCCAGTGCGCAGGCCCTGGTGGCGGGCGCTTCCGGGGGCGACCCTGGCGCTGGTGTGCTGGCTGGTCGGCAGCGACGTGCTGCGGCTGTACCTGGAGATCGTGTTCAGCCACGAGCTGGTCTACGGCTCGCTGGGTGCACCCGTGGCCGCGCTGCTGTTCTTCTACATCACCGCGCTGGCGGTACTGCTGGGCGCCGAACTCAACGCGGCGCTGGACGAGCAGTCCTCGCAGCGGCGGAAGAGGCGGGACGGCGGCCCCGCCACCGACGACACCCCGCCTCCCCCCGCCAGCCCACCCGCTGCCGACGCTCAGCCCGCCGATGGTCAGCACGCTGACGCTCAGTCGGGCGGCGGTCAGTCCACCGGCGGCTCGCCCCCCGGCGACGGTCCGTACTCGGTCGACGGGCAGGCCGATCCGCCCGGCCCCGGCGGCGTCTCGTTCGACCGTTGCGCCGTCGACGACATCCCCACCGCGCCGACGACCGCGCTGTGGCCAGGGGCTGCTCAGTAG
- a CDS encoding LCP family protein gives MTWPPDRPERHGPPEERRGGEDDGRRRDVPRRDVPRRDAPRPASEENWPAGQWPRRDAGSPPPAVDRPARPRAQPGAGGGSRDPYGDPYGDPGAGRDPYTERDPRAGRAAPHAGRRVAAPPGPTRPDLPETGEPGPRRSSIRRGVTAVAAVLAAVVLVLATSGWAVLRHYDGRVRHTPLTFSAGVDRPASAAGGTQNILLVGSDTRAGTNGEFGVAEGQRSDTTILAHLDGNGSTTLISFPRDLWVRIPAYTDARGTQHAAQRSKLNSAFSYGGPSLLVATIEGLTGIRVDHYVQIDFVGFQGMTDALGGVTVCIRELPAELKARGFDNLHDHYSGFSGQVGENRLTGAQALAFVRQRYGLPESDIDRIRRQQQFLGVVFQRIASTDTLLNPAKLINVVDAATSAITLDDGTSLADLRLLAVRMQSVGSGGVAFATVPAAAGQRAGQSVLVPDPDQLGAFLKPFGGRAATASPAGALPAGPATTRAVAVSWSRPAAVAAGDGAPAGAQPTAAAAPAGVSCTY, from the coding sequence ATGACCTGGCCTCCGGATCGGCCGGAACGGCACGGGCCGCCCGAGGAACGCCGCGGGGGAGAGGATGACGGCCGGCGACGCGATGTCCCTCGACGCGATGTCCCTCGACGCGATGCCCCCCGGCCCGCGTCCGAGGAGAACTGGCCCGCGGGGCAGTGGCCGCGCCGCGACGCCGGGTCGCCTCCACCCGCGGTGGATCGTCCGGCTCGTCCGCGGGCCCAGCCCGGCGCGGGCGGCGGCTCCCGCGATCCCTACGGCGATCCGTACGGCGATCCCGGAGCGGGACGTGATCCCTACACCGAGCGTGATCCTCGGGCCGGCCGCGCAGCGCCGCACGCCGGCCGTCGGGTTGCCGCGCCGCCCGGCCCCACCCGGCCGGACCTGCCCGAGACCGGCGAACCCGGGCCGCGCCGCAGCTCGATCCGCCGCGGCGTCACGGCGGTCGCGGCGGTGCTGGCGGCGGTCGTGCTCGTGCTGGCCACCAGCGGCTGGGCCGTGTTGCGACACTACGACGGCAGGGTCCGACACACCCCCCTGACCTTCTCCGCCGGCGTGGACCGGCCGGCGTCGGCCGCCGGCGGGACGCAGAACATCCTGCTGGTCGGATCCGACACCCGGGCGGGGACCAACGGCGAGTTCGGGGTGGCCGAGGGGCAGCGGTCGGACACCACGATCCTCGCCCACCTCGACGGCAACGGGTCGACGACCCTGATCTCCTTCCCGCGTGACCTGTGGGTGCGGATCCCGGCCTACACCGATGCGCGGGGCACCCAGCATGCGGCTCAGCGCTCCAAGCTGAACTCGGCCTTCTCCTACGGGGGCCCGTCCCTGCTGGTCGCGACCATCGAGGGTCTCACCGGGATCCGCGTCGACCACTACGTCCAGATCGACTTCGTCGGCTTCCAGGGGATGACCGACGCGCTCGGCGGAGTCACCGTCTGCATCAGGGAGCTGCCGGCCGAGCTGAAGGCGCGCGGCTTCGACAACCTGCACGACCACTACTCGGGGTTCTCCGGCCAGGTGGGGGAGAACCGGCTCACCGGCGCGCAGGCCCTCGCCTTCGTCCGCCAGCGCTACGGTCTGCCGGAGAGCGACATCGACCGGATCCGCCGCCAGCAGCAGTTCCTGGGGGTCGTCTTCCAACGGATCGCCTCGACCGACACGCTGCTCAATCCAGCGAAGCTGATCAATGTGGTCGACGCCGCGACTTCCGCGATCACCCTCGACGACGGCACCTCACTGGCCGATCTGCGCCTGCTGGCGGTCCGCATGCAGTCCGTCGGCTCCGGGGGGGTTGCGTTCGCCACGGTGCCGGCCGCGGCCGGTCAACGTGCCGGGCAGAGCGTGCTGGTGCCCGATCCCGACCAGCTCGGTGCCTTTCTGAAGCCCTTCGGTGGTCGCGCCGCCACGGCGAGCCCGGCGGGCGCGTTGCCTGCCGGTCCGGCCACCACTAGGGCCGTCGCGGTGTCCTGGTCCCGCCCGGCGGCCGTGGCCGCGGGCGACGGCGCCCCGGCCGGCGCACAGCCGACTGCGGCCGCCGCCCCGGCGGGCGTCTCCTGCACCTACTGA
- a CDS encoding aminopeptidase P family protein: MATGWAPIDDAAPSRDDCAPYTAKRRALLGSRFPTDALVVPSGGLRVRANDTDFPFRPGSDFFWLTGCHEPDAVLVLLPNAAGEHDATLYLAGRSDRSSSAFYTDRRYGELWVGPRPGVRETAAALEIECRPLTDLPGALARLAPGNTRTLRGIDPLVDRSVLRWSDDRSGDDRDVVLAQALSELRLVKDDFEIARLDEAVAATARGFTECVGEIGRAMELPNGERWLEGTFWRRARVDGNDVGYGSIVACGHHATTLHWVRDDGPVRAGDLALLDMGVEGRSLYTADVTRTLPITGRFTDLQRQVYDVVLRAQQAGIDAVRPGASFLAPHRAAMQVIATALADWGLLPDGAQASLSEDPHAPGAGIHRRYTLHATSHMLGLDVHDCAQARDETYRDAALEPGMVLTVEPGLYFQPDDLTVPPELRGIGVRIEDDILVTGQGWRNMSAGLPRTSEDVENWMGRHLPN, from the coding sequence ATGGCAACCGGCTGGGCGCCCATTGACGACGCTGCGCCATCCCGCGATGACTGTGCACCCTACACCGCGAAACGCCGCGCCTTGTTGGGCTCACGGTTCCCGACCGATGCCCTCGTGGTGCCCAGCGGCGGCCTGCGGGTACGGGCAAACGACACGGATTTTCCGTTCCGTCCGGGAAGTGACTTCTTCTGGTTGACAGGCTGTCATGAACCCGATGCGGTGCTGGTTCTGCTACCCAACGCGGCCGGTGAGCACGATGCCACGCTGTATCTCGCCGGCCGCTCGGACCGGTCCAGCTCGGCGTTCTACACCGACCGCCGATACGGGGAACTCTGGGTCGGTCCCCGGCCGGGGGTTCGCGAGACAGCCGCGGCCCTGGAGATCGAGTGCCGGCCGCTGACCGATCTGCCGGGCGCGCTGGCCCGGCTGGCCCCGGGAAACACCAGGACGCTGCGGGGAATCGATCCGCTGGTCGACCGCTCGGTGCTGCGGTGGTCGGACGACAGATCGGGCGACGACCGCGATGTGGTCCTCGCGCAGGCCCTTTCCGAGCTCCGGCTGGTCAAGGACGACTTCGAGATCGCCCGGTTGGACGAGGCGGTCGCGGCGACGGCGCGAGGCTTCACCGAGTGCGTGGGGGAAATCGGCCGCGCGATGGAGCTGCCCAACGGGGAACGCTGGTTGGAGGGCACCTTCTGGCGGCGTGCCCGGGTCGACGGCAACGACGTCGGCTACGGCTCCATCGTCGCCTGCGGACACCATGCGACCACCCTGCACTGGGTGCGCGACGACGGACCGGTGCGCGCCGGTGATCTGGCCCTGCTGGACATGGGCGTGGAGGGCAGATCGCTCTACACCGCCGACGTCACCCGCACGCTGCCGATCACCGGCCGATTCACGGACCTGCAGCGCCAGGTATACGACGTGGTTCTGCGCGCGCAACAGGCCGGCATCGACGCGGTCCGCCCGGGAGCCTCGTTCCTGGCTCCACACCGAGCGGCGATGCAGGTCATCGCCACCGCGCTGGCGGACTGGGGGCTGCTGCCGGACGGAGCCCAGGCATCGCTGTCGGAGGACCCGCACGCGCCGGGCGCCGGGATCCACCGCCGATACACGTTGCACGCCACGTCGCACATGCTCGGGCTGGACGTGCACGACTGCGCCCAGGCGCGGGACGAGACCTACCGGGATGCGGCGCTGGAGCCGGGGATGGTGCTGACGGTCGAACCGGGTCTGTACTTCCAGCCCGACGACCTCACCGTTCCGCCCGAGCTGCGCGGCATCGGGGTCCGGATAGAAGATGACATCCTGGTCACCGGGCAGGGATGGCGCAACATGTCCGCCGGGCTTCCGCGAACCTCGGAAGACGTCGAAAACTGGATGGGCCGCCATCTGCCCAACTGA
- a CDS encoding histone-like nucleoid-structuring protein Lsr2 yields MAQKTIVSLIDDLSGEEADETVRFGLDGAQYEIDLSEKNATKLRESLAPFVTAARRSGGRAAGSRRGVRTASRRTGGTDRTADIREWARSNGYTVSDRGRIASNIVEAYDKAH; encoded by the coding sequence ATGGCCCAGAAGACCATCGTCTCGTTGATTGACGATCTCAGTGGAGAAGAGGCCGACGAGACTGTCCGCTTCGGCCTCGACGGTGCGCAGTATGAGATCGACCTGTCGGAGAAGAACGCGACGAAGTTGCGTGAGTCGCTGGCCCCGTTCGTGACCGCGGCCCGCCGTTCCGGCGGCCGTGCGGCGGGCAGCCGCCGTGGCGTGCGTACCGCTTCGCGGCGTACCGGCGGAACCGACCGCACCGCCGACATTCGCGAGTGGGCGCGCAGCAACGGATACACGGTGAGTGACCGTGGCCGTATCGCCTCCAACATCGTCGAGGCGTACGACAAGGCCCACTGA